Proteins from one Deltaproteobacteria bacterium genomic window:
- a CDS encoding sigma-54-dependent Fis family transcriptional regulator, producing MPTPHVLVVDDEVGICDSLARIYEREGYFVSTTDSGEQAIEILRKEKVDIVLADIMMPKMSGIELLRAIKALSPSIEVIMMTAFGTVENAVECMREGAYDFITKPLKRAIVVRSVQRALERSALLFENRVLREAISSSVRGEIIGQSETMRRMLELVAQAAPSQATILLTGESGTGKELLARHIHNLSERVDGPFVAVNCAALPESLLESELYGHERGAFTGAIEKREGRFERANTGTLFLDEIGEMSPSAQVRLLRVLQEGELERVGGQNVISVNVRVVAATNRSLEDDVERGRFREDLYYRLNVIRVQVPPLRLRHGDVSLLAQHFLQMFAAKNKKEMRGFSDAALKTLDAYQWPGNVRELENTIERAVVLCRSEVIGIEDLPETIAKTQNETNPSANGVFIPFGTSLEEVERRLIQETLNRTGGDKKTAAHLLGITARTIYRKLDENS from the coding sequence ATGCCAACACCACACGTTCTTGTTGTTGATGATGAAGTAGGTATTTGCGATTCATTAGCGCGTATTTATGAGCGCGAGGGCTATTTTGTATCAACTACTGATAGTGGTGAACAAGCTATTGAAATATTGCGCAAAGAAAAAGTCGATATTGTGTTAGCCGATATTATGATGCCCAAAATGAGTGGCATTGAATTATTACGCGCTATTAAAGCACTATCACCATCGATCGAAGTAATAATGATGACGGCTTTTGGTACGGTTGAGAATGCAGTTGAGTGCATGCGCGAAGGTGCTTATGATTTTATTACTAAACCATTAAAGCGTGCTATTGTGGTGCGTTCGGTGCAACGAGCTTTAGAACGAAGCGCATTGCTATTTGAAAACCGTGTCTTGCGTGAAGCGATAAGCTCGTCAGTAAGAGGCGAGATTATTGGGCAATCTGAAACCATGCGCCGCATGCTTGAATTAGTTGCTCAAGCAGCCCCTTCGCAAGCAACTATTTTGCTTACCGGCGAAAGTGGTACTGGCAAAGAGCTCTTAGCTCGCCACATTCATAACTTATCAGAACGCGTCGATGGTCCATTTGTTGCGGTAAATTGTGCCGCTTTGCCAGAAAGTTTACTTGAAAGTGAATTGTATGGACATGAGCGTGGTGCTTTTACCGGTGCTATAGAGAAACGCGAAGGTCGCTTTGAGCGTGCTAATACCGGTACATTATTTCTTGATGAAATTGGCGAAATGTCACCAAGTGCGCAAGTGCGGCTGCTGCGCGTGTTGCAAGAAGGTGAGCTTGAGCGCGTAGGTGGGCAGAATGTAATATCGGTTAATGTTAGAGTGGTTGCAGCAACCAATCGCTCGCTTGAAGATGATGTTGAAAGGGGTCGTTTTCGTGAGGACCTTTACTATCGATTAAATGTAATTCGTGTACAAGTACCGCCATTGCGTTTACGCCACGGTGATGTGAGTTTGCTGGCGCAACATTTTCTGCAAATGTTTGCCGCCAAAAATAAAAAAGAAATGCGTGGATTTTCTGATGCTGCTTTAAAAACGCTTGATGCCTATCAATGGCCTGGAAATGTGCGCGAATTAGAAAATACTATCGAACGTGCGGTGGTGTTATGCCGCAGTGAAGTAATCGGTATTGAAGATTTGCCAGAAACAATTGCAAAAACTCAAAATGAAACTAATCCGTCTGCTAATGGTGTTTTTATTCCCTTTGGTACTTCTCTTGAAGAAGTTGAAAGACGACTGATACAAGAAACCTTAAACCGCACGGGCGGCGATAAAAAAACTGCGGCGCATTTGTTGGGGATCACGGCGAGAACAATTTATCGTAAATTAGATGAAAATAGTTAA
- a CDS encoding ATP synthase subunit I, whose product MNNLNLLRLASRYQMLAVVIGGLLFLWLLKPYYLSFIVGGAFAWVNFWIWRFLLQKTLTTIGKRKIIYTFLLAFKMVLALGIITVLWFVFKLHPLGFAIGLTTFIIGVFTALFHASLFYKNPTVGN is encoded by the coding sequence ATGAATAACTTAAATCTTCTACGTTTAGCTAGTCGCTATCAAATGCTTGCCGTTGTCATAGGTGGGCTATTATTTTTGTGGCTCTTAAAACCATATTACTTAAGTTTTATCGTTGGTGGGGCTTTTGCTTGGGTTAACTTTTGGATTTGGCGATTTTTATTACAAAAAACATTAACTACAATTGGCAAACGCAAAATTATTTATACTTTTTTACTTGCCTTTAAAATGGTTTTAGCGCTGGGGATAATTACAGTGCTTTGGTTTGTTTTTAAATTGCACCCACTCGGATTTGCTATAGGTTTAACAACTTTTATAATTGGTGTTTTCACTGCATTATTTCATGCAAGTCTTTTTTATAAAAATCCTACAGTTGGTAACTAA